The Piliocolobus tephrosceles isolate RC106 unplaced genomic scaffold, ASM277652v3 unscaffolded_28363, whole genome shotgun sequence genomic interval AGATCACCGACCACAACACTCTCACCTGCCAGCATGACAAGCCTAGGTGTCAGTGAAGAATCCACCACCTCCCATAGCCAACCAGGCTCAACTCACTCAACAGCATCACCGGCCAGCACCACCACGTCAGGCCTCAGTCAGGGATCTACCACCATCTATAACGGGGCAAGCTCAACTGAAACCACAGTGTTTTCTCACCGCACCACAACCTCCATTCATGGTGAACAATCTACATCCTTCCCTGGTAGCCCAGCCTCCACCGAAATAGTGTTACATGCCACCCTTACCACCGCAGACCTTGGTGAGGAATCAACAGCCTTCCACAGCAGCTCATACGCAACTGGAACAACACCCTTACCTCCCCACTCCACAACCTCAGCCCTCATTGGAGAATCTACAACTTTCTACATGAGCCCATCCACTACTTACACAACCCTCTTTCCTGCCAGTTCCAGCACATCAGGCCTCACTGGGGAATCTACCACCTTCCACACCAGTCCAATCTTCCCTTTTACAATTGCATCTACTGAAAGCCTGCAAACCTTAGTGCCAGGTACTGCTCTTTCAATTTCATCCACATTTAGCTTCTTCTCCAGGCCTGTCCCTGAGTTGTCTTCATCCATTACAAACTCTTGGGTATTTTCCTCTATCTTCCACTTTACTTTGGTCTACTGACGATCCAATATCTGGGTTTGATATCACTTCCAGTGTTCATGTGCCATTCACAGGTTCCCATACATCTATGATGACAATCTCTCCTTCCTCTGTGACTCCAGGGTggctttgctgttgttgttgttgtttgtttgtttttgcatccTTCCATGAAccccttctctctgtttcttttcttttcttttttttttgagacagagtcttgctctgttgcccagggtggagtgcaatggcaagatcttggctcactgcaacctctgcctcccgggttcaagcgattctcccgcctcatcctcccaagtggcttagattacaggtgcccaccaccacgcccagctaatttttatatttttaatagagatgagtttttaccatgttgaccaggctagctgccaactcctgacctcatgtgatccacccacctcagcctcccaacgtgctgggattacaggcatgagccactgcgcctgcccgcCTTCTCTCTGTCGTCATGAGAATCTgcatctgctttggcctcctgtgGTTTTGTTTCACATTTCCAACTCTTTTGCCTTGCTGTTCCAGGTGATCCCAGGGGTAGAGTTGTTCTCTTTTGATACATGAGTGCTTTTTTCATAGCTGTACCTCTTGTATCTTTTGTTTCCTTACTGTCTGctgttccttctccctttcttacTATCTcccaggggtgggggtggcagcaGAGGCATCTTTGTTGCTGCGTGGTCATCTGGCACCATCCTCCTCTCCAGTGTGATGCTCAGTGACTGGACCTAGAATGGGAGTGCATGTCCTTGCCCTTTGGGCTCCTATGGTGACTGCTGTGGATTCTCTCTCTCCACAGGGTCATGCCAGGAAGGACAAATCTGGAATGGAAAACAATGCGTCTGTCCCCAAGGCTACGTTGGTTACCAGTGCTTGTCCCCTCTGGAATCCTTCCTTGTAGGTAATGACCTTTTCTGAGACCTGGAGCTCTTTGCAGGGCCTTTGACCCCTGAAAACAGCATGGCAGTGTTGGATCAACCACTGCCTCACTTGCAGGTGGAGAAGGTGTGACTCTTCCCAGCAGCACTGTAGGGAGAGCATGAGCCTTCTACCTTTGCCTTCAGGGACGAAAGTAGAAGGTAGAAAAATGGGGtggtcttttttttaatttttaaattttagggatacatagtagatgtatatatttatggagcatACATGAGATGTCTGGTTACAGgaatgcaatgtgtaataatcacagcATGGAAAATAGGGTgcccattccctcaagcatttaatcttcatgttacaaacaatccaattgtgCTATTttcgttattttattttattttattttattttattttattttattttttgagagggagtctcgctctgtctcccaggctggagtgcggtggcacgatcttggctcactgcaacctccacctcctggattcaggcgattctcctgcctcagcatcctgagtagttgagattacaggcatgggtcaccatgcccggctaatttttggatttttaatagagacagagtttcaccatattggccaggctggtctggaactcccgatcttaggtgatctgcctgcctcggcctcccaaagtgctgggattacaggcatgagccatcgcgcccagctattttagttatttttaaatgtacaattaaattcttattgactatagtcatgcTGTTGTGTTAAATACcaggtcttactcattctttctaactatgaattttttgtacccattaaccatgcCCACCTCCGTCTCACCGGCACCCCattacacttcccagcctctggtaaccatccttctactctgcctccatgagttcaattgtttggACTTTTAGATTCCAccaataagtgagaacatgcaatgtttgtctttctgtgcctggcttatttcacttaacaatgacctccagcttcatccatgttgttgcaattgacaggatctcattctttttgatggctgaatagtactccactgtatATATGTACCAGGTCTTCTCTgtacattcatctgttgatggacactgaggctgcttccaagtcttggctattgtgaacagcaacaaacatgggagtgcagagatCTCTTCgatgtactgatttcctttcttttggatatatacccagcagtgggattgctggattgtatagtagctctacttttagttttaggaatctccctttcttttgagatagggtctcactctgtggcccaggctggagtgcagaggtgcagatcatagttcactgcagccttgcactcctgggctcaagttatcctctggtctcagcctcccgagtagctgggactataggtgtgcaccaccacgcctggctaatttttttacttttgtggagacagggtctcactttgttgcccaggcaggtcttccCATCTCCCCAatgcactgggattacaggtgtgagccacaacacctggcccaGGGCCCTTTCCATTAGCTCACCTGTACCTCTCATCAGAGGGCTTCTGTACTTAGTACTGTCCCTTTCCCTCCTGGCCACTGGCTCCTAAGGGTTTTGGGAGACAGGGAACAGAAGTCTCAGTGACCCCCACCTTCCTCTTAAGTTTCCTTCACCTGCAAGACACCCACAGGTAGAGAATGTATCAATACTTGAGGACATTATTGGGAGGTCGCTGTCTCACACATACCATGGCCTTTTCCCACAGAAACCCCGGAAAAACTCAATGCCACTTTAGGTATGACAGTGAAAGTGACTCACAGAAATTTCACAGAACAGATGAATGACTCATCCTCCCAGGAATACCAGAACTTCAATAGCCTCTTCAAGAATCGGGTAAGACCAGAGCACACCCAGACACCCCAGGGTGACGTCCCACGTGAGAGGAAATTGGGGGGTGCACCCTGACTTAGTGATCTGAGTTCTGCTCATGAGCCCCCTCCCCACCAGTCTCCCTAAGGAGGTCCTCTGAGAGTTTCGAGCCTTCAGCCCCACATGACCCACATTATGGCAGAGGGAGCGTCCTGGGTTGGTGGTTCTTCCTATGGGGTCTTACGTGGGCTCCACAGAAGGGTGCCTAGGGCTGCCTCGAGACGGGGAACAGGAGAGTCTTCACGCTCTAGCTCTGTGTGACCTTCACTGCCTTGTTTCTTTCAGATGGATGTCGTTTTGACGGGCGACGATCTTCCGCAGTATAGAGGGGTAAACATTCGGAGATTGCTGTGAGTATATTGGGGGGCAGGTTTATAGATGTGGGGAAATCCTCCTTGTCCCTGCTTTCCTGCCTCCTCCTATCATGAATGGCTAGAATGTCAATACCTGGTTGGGTTAGAGAGGACTGCAGCCGCTAGGTAAGAACGGGGGACTGTGAGACCATTCATTCTTCATGCATTCATCCAGTCAACACACATTTGTTGAAAGCCAGCTCCCTGCTGGGTGCTGGGAACACAGTAGTCCCGTTTTCCTGGAGCTCAGAGTGGCAGAACACAGATGGAAAAGTGGTTGTGCAGTCTGCTTAGAGTTACAGTGAGGAGCACACAGGGTGCCCTGGGAGAGGTCCCAAAAGCAAAGCGTGGTGAGGCAGAGGGAATTcttcctgggaaaactggcaacaggctgggcgtggtggctcatgcatgtaatctcaatgctttgggaggccaaggcgggaggatcacttcaggccaggaatttgagactagcctgggcaacatagcgagaccctatctctacaaaaaaaaaaaaaaaaaagtaacagcaaaactgaggcttaaaggaTGAGGAGGAATGATCcagagagggggaagggaaggagaggcagTTGCAGCAGCCGGAATCAATGAGAAGGAGCCCAGAGGGGAGACAGAGGAGGGCAGAGCAAAGGAGCAGTAATTGGGAAGGAGGTTGGAAAGATGGCTCATGCCAAGTTAGTCAGACTTTCGGCATCAGCAGTGTAGGCCCACGGGTGATAGTGTCTGGTCTGCAGAGTAGACAGCTCAGTGTGGCTGTAGGGTGGAGACTGCATAAGCAGAAGTCTGTACTGGAGATGATGGTGGCCTACACCAGATAGGTGACAGTATAGGAGAAAACGGGTCCAGTGGGAAAGGTCTTTGGGAGGCAGGATCAGCAGACCATGGGATTTGCtgtgggagaggagggagagaagaatgaGGAATGAGGGCAGATTTCTGGGCTGCTGGAGGTGTGGGGTGCCCTGTGCTGGGTCAAGGAATGTCATGAGAGGTAGAATGGGGGGAAGGAGGTGATGAGTTTGGTGTGCACCACGTCAACTTTCAAGTGCCCAGGGCCCAGCCACATGGAGTAGTTGCGTGATACAGCAGTGGAATATGCCCTAAAGGGTCTTATTTTGGGGGGATCGgggggcagggtcttgctctcttgcccaggctggaatgcagtggcatactCACGGCTCATTGTAGGCtcaacctctcaggttcaagcaatcctcccatctcagcctcttgagtagctgggactacaggcctgtgccatcatgcttggctaatttttgtaatttttttattttgctttttctgagacagagtcttgctctgtctcccgggctggagtgcagtggtgcaatctcggctcactgcagcctccacctcgcaggttcaagtgattatcctgccttagcttcccaagtagctgggactacaggcacatgtcaccacacctggctaaattttgtatttttagtagagacacggtttcaccatgttggccagactggtgtcgaaattctgacctcaagtgatctacccgccttggcctcctaaagtgctgggattacaggtgtaagccacaccCCTGGcctaatgtttgtaatttttgcagagatggggtcttgctatgttgcccaggctggtctcaaactcctgggttcaagtgatcctcccacctcgacctcccaaagtgctgaaatacaagcgtgagccaccatgcccagcctctaaaCAGTCTTATGAGAGATACGGGCATTGGTATCCCCAGATGGATGTCGCTAGAAGTCCTGGGAGTGGGATGAGATGGCCCAGGTCGGGGGTGAGGGAGGGTCATAGCACAAAATGAGGGTCTCCCAGGAAAGAAGCTGGAAAGCACCAACATTTAAGATCTAGCCAGATTCCCCAGTGGAGAGTGGAAAGAGGCAGACAGAGGAGTGGGAAGGGTCCCTCAAGGGTGCCGTGTCCCTATAGCAGGGAAGAGAGGGTCCCGGTGCCCCAACCTTGCCCCTGGCTCAGCATTGGCACCCTGGTCTTTCTCTCCATTTTGGCTCAGGATATTTTTTGTTCAAGTCCTCCTGAGTCCTACTACTGACTTATCTTTCAAAATGACAGTGACAggtgacttgccttgtctcaagaCCTCTCCCCTCAGCTGCATCATTGGCTATCGAAGAAGTAGCTTCTAGGTTAGAAacttacctttctttttctttctttacttttaaaattttaaaatatggggtcttgctctgttgccagaagtgcagtggtgcaatcatagctctccgtagcctcaaactcctgggctcaagcgatcctcctgtcacagcctcctgagtagccgggactacaagtgtgcaccaccttggctggctaatttctgtatcttttgtagagatggtgtctcaccatgttgcccaggctggtcttgaactcctggcctcaagcaatcctcctaccttggcctgccaaagtgctgggatgataggcatgagccacctcacttcCTGCCCTgtacttcctttttaaggctaaataatattccacaatagaccacattttgtttctccatttgtctgttgatggacccTTGGTTTGCATCCACCTTTCGGCTATGGTAAATAATGCTACTGAAAACATGAAGGTACAAATATAAATTCAAGACCTGCGTtcagttattttgtgtatatacccagaagtagaattgctggatcatgcattaattctattttacattttttgaggaactccatactgttttccatagcaactGCACTATTTTACTTTCGCATCAACAGGACACAGGGATTCAAATTTCTCCACCTGTTCATCCAAGAGCCTCTCTTTTGCGAGAGATGAATTTCACTCGTTGGCATTTATCGTGATCACTGATATATTTGAGTTCTTGAATCGTTTTGCTCTCATCCCTCTGTCTGGGTGGTCAGCTGCTGGAGGGAAAACTCTGTATTCTTTCTCACCTGTGGGGCACATGGCTGCTTCATCTCCTATTACCCCTCTGGGTGCTTGGTCTCCACTTGCTGGCTGGGTGGTGACATGGGCAACTGATGAAACAATTTCTACTTCCAGCAACGGTAGCATCGTGGTCAAGAATGATGTCATCCTGGAGGCAGACTACACTTCAGAGTATGAAGAACTGTTTGAAAACCTGGTAGAGATTGTAAAGGCCAAGATTATGAAGGAAACCAAAACAGTTCATGATCATGATCCTGATTTCTGCAGAGGTAGGCTCACCTAAAACCCCTTGACACCTGTGGGTGTCTTGGAGATCATGACCTTGATCTCTCCCTCCcctatctcttctttcttctgggaCACCCAAGACTCCTGCCACAGGAACCCAGAAGCCAGGCCCAGGATGCCTTCCCCAGATCCCAAAGCTGCTCCCAACAGCCTCCTGTCGGTCCCAGGCTGAGGCTGTCATATCCCCATTTGAGCCTCCTCATAAGCCCAGCTGCGTGTCTAGGTTGGGTAAAGACCCCACGGGTATTGGCCCAGGGGAGGGCATAGTATAGAAGAAGAGAGAGGCCTGGCTAcccccagggaggctgagggaagtgtTTCTGTTCCATCTTCCTTCCCATCCACTCTCGGCAGAGGCCATACTGTGCTATAATGAAGAGGACACTTCCGTGGATTCATCGGTGACACTGGGCTTTGACTTCCAGGGTAAGCAGCTGTGTGGAGTGTGGGCACTAAGAGTGGGGGCTGGGGTGCTTTGGCCAGGCTCATGCGTGCTGCCCGCCCCTCTCCCCCAGAGCAATGCACCCAGAAGGCTGCCAAAGAATATGCCCAGTTCTACTATGTGGATGTCTTGGATGGGAAGCTGGCCTGTGTGAACAAGTGCACCAAAGGAACGAAGTCCCAAATGAACTGTAACCTGGGCGTGTGTCAGCTGCAACGCAGTGGCCCTCATTGCCTGTGAGTGTCCCCACAAGCCCAGCGCCTACTCTGCCCTGGTGGTAGggccctccccctccccagcagTCACCCACAGGGTCGGGGGATTGAGTAGAACTTGGCAGGTGCCTCCTCCCCACTCCTGGACATCCCTCTCCCCTGTAtcctcatccccacccccacccccacaagaGTGAGGAGTAGGAGTAGATTACAGACACAGAGGTCCCAGAGCTGGGCAATCCCTTCCTGAGAAAGTTCATGCTATCAAGTTCCAAATCTTTCTCTATCTCTACCTGTGTCTGTATCTCTACCTCTACCTATCTATATTGCTAATTTCCCTTACGTCATCCCAGCCATGCTGTCACGGTTACCTCTAGCTGCAGCCAGAGCACTAAGTCCACAGACCATAAATtagagtgcaaaaaaaaaaaaaacatgataacAGGCCCATTTAGGTGGCAGATGATTAGAGATTAGATGGATGAATGGCATGTGTCTGGGATGAGACACCCAACACTCTCGGGTCCCCCTGAGCCCTAGTCATTTCAATTTCTGATCTGCAGTCTCCAGGTCCCCCCAACTCCTTCAGTGCCCATCAGCCTGAGGAAGTCAGGGACCCAGTCTCTCTGGGGGCTGAGCTCCAGCCCTTGGAGAGAGGGAGATCTGGTTTCCTGTGTTTAGGAGAGTGGGTTTGCCCTTGGGATATTGGATGTGAGGGATCCCGGGGGGGTCAGCCTgagtttgtctgtgtccccaggtgcccaaatacagacacacactGGTACTGGGGAGAGACCTGTGAATGGAACATCGCCAAGAGCCTCGTGTATGGTATCGTGGGGGCTGTGGTGGCGGTGCTGCTGCTCTCATTGATCATCCTGGTCATCTTATTCAGCCTATCCCAGAGAAAACTGCACAGGTGAGCTTGTGGGGCCAGCACTGCAGGCCCAGAGACAGGGGACAGATCCTGGGGCAGCCACTGTCTGAATGTCCTAAGGCTCTGCTCCTTCCAGGCCAACAGTCAGAGAGGTCAGCTGAGGCCAGATAGGGTGCCCAGACCCTCCCAGCCCTGGGTACAGCAAAGGGCGGCCTTCCTATAGGATATATCAATTTGGCAGAGTGTTCTAGTTCATTTTCTGctattataacagaataccaccaCTGGGTAATTGTacacaatagaagtttatttggctcacagttttggaggctgggaagtccaagatcaaggggctgcaTCTGATGCGGACTTTCTTGCTGCATCACAGCATGGCAAGATGGCAGTCTGCATCACATGGACAGAGAAGAAGAGAGGGctgaactcactttttttttttttccttaagagacagggtcttgctcccaccctggagtgcagtggcatgatctcagctcactgcgacctctgcctcccaggttgaagcgattctcgtgcctcagcctcctgagtagctgggattacaagtgcattccaccatgcctggctaatttttgtatttttagtagagatggggtttcaccatgttgaccaggctggtctcgaactcctgacctcgagtgatccacccaccttggcttcccaaagtgctgggattacaggtgtgagccactgtgcccggccctaaatcaaattaaattaaattaaattaaattaaattaaattaaattaaattaaatgttttgtagagatagggtctcattatattgcccaggctggtctgaaactcctggcctcaagcagtcctctcacctcagcctccaaaattgttgggattacaggcgtgagctgccttCCCCCGGCTGTCTGCACTCGCTTTTATTACACACCCACTTTCgagataatgacattaatccattcacgaGGACagcaccttcatgacctaatcacgtCTTCAAGGTCCTACCTCTCAGATTTGCTGCGTTGGGGGTTAAATTTCCAATGCATGAACTTTAAGGGACACGTTCAAACCATAACACAGAGACTGGAAACAGAAGCTTATGTGTGGAAATTAGACTATGTAATGACATTCCCCGTGGTTAGTTATCACTCACCTGGCCACCACAGAGCACGGCACCACATGGGGAAGCTGAGATGGAGCATCTGGGTCTCGCTTTtcccagctgtaaaatgggataagATGCACCTGTGAAGGTTGCTGGGAAACCCTGGCACAGTACTTGGCCTGAAGTCGGCAATTGAAAGGAGCTACCCTATGCCCCCATCTCATGGATATGGAAATTGAGGCCCACTAAAGGGAGTGAGGGGCAGCCGGGAGGCCTGGCCAGTGCCTGCCTTGGAAGAGGGGAAGCCATGGTGATGCTACCTTTCGTTCTCTGCCATCATCGCTGCCGTCTCTGACTTGGGGTGTGGCTGTGACTGTCCCCTCAAGGGAAGCTGAAGGTCTGGGTCCA includes:
- the LOC111527910 gene encoding mucin-12-like yields the protein TLSPASMTSLGVSEESTTSHSQPGSTHSTASPASTTTSGLSQGSTTIYNGASSTETTVFSHRTTTSIHGEQSTSFPGSPASTEIVLHATLTTADLGEESTAFHSSSYATGTTPLPPHSTTSALIGESTTFYMSPSTTYTTLFPASSSTSGLTGESTTFHTSPIFPFTIASTESLQTLVPGSCQEGQIWNGKQCVCPQGYVGYQCLSPLESFLVETPEKLNATLGMTVKVTHRNFTEQMNDSSSQEYQNFNSLFKNRMDVVLTGDDLPQYRGVNIRRLLNGSIVVKNDVILEADYTSEYEELFENLVEIVKAKIMKETKTVHDHDPDFCREAILCYNEEDTSVDSSVTLGFDFQEQCTQKAAKEYAQFYYVDVLDGKLACVNKCTKGTKSQMNCNLGVCQLQRSGPHCLCPNTDTHWYWGETCEWNIAKSLVYGIVGAVVAVLLLSLIILVILFSLSQRKLHRQQYDMPQEWRNKGTPGTFQKTAIWEDQNLRESRFGLENAYNNFRPTLETVDSGTELHIQRPEIVASAV